In the genome of Dermacentor variabilis isolate Ectoservices chromosome 5, ASM5094787v1, whole genome shotgun sequence, one region contains:
- the Faa gene encoding fumarylacetoacetate hydrolase, whose protein sequence is MSFVPVPENCDFSYANLPYGIFSTPTNKTPRPGVAIGDYILDLTVVKHFFTGPHLKQSQHVFEQKTLNEFMALGRPAWVEARQVIQKLLSKNEPVLKDDIALKAKALVPMSQATMHLPAQIGDYTDFYSSKQHATNVGIMFRGKDNPLVPNWKYLPVGYHGRASSVVVSGTPIRRPNGQTKPDDTKPPVFGPCRLMDFELEMAFFVGPANKLGDPVPVQQAHEHIFGMVLMNDWSARDLQKWEYVPLGPFTAKNLGTTISPWVVTMEALEPFRCANVSQDPAPMPYLTHSDDYNFDINLQAAIKPKDAAAVTTLCKSNFKHMYWTMKQQLAHHTVTGCNLKPGDLLGSGTISGPTEDSYGSMLELCWKGTKPIPLNNGETRTFLKDDDEVILSGYCQGQGHRVGFGECRGVVLPAHPL, encoded by the exons ATGTCTTTCGTGCCTGTGCCTGAAAACTGCGACTTTTCGTACGCCAACCTGCCGTACGGGATCTTCTCTACGCCGACAAAC AAAACACCTCGCCCTGGCGTAGCTATTGGAGATTACATCCTTGATTTGACCGTGGTGAAGCACTTCTTCACTGGGCCCCACTTGAAACAATCGCAGCATGTGTTTGAACAG AAAACCCTAAATGAGTTCATGGCTTTGGGCAGACCAGCTTGGGTGGAAGCCCGACAGGTGATTCAGAAGTTGCTATCCAAGAATGAGCCAGTTTTGAAAGATGACATTGCTCTAAAAGCCAA GGCACTGGTCCCAATGTCACAAGCAACAATGCACTTACCGGCACAAATTG GTGACTACACAGACTTTTATTCATCGAAGCAGCATGCCACAAATGTTGGCATAATGTTCCGTGGCAAAGACAATCCCCTGGTGCCGAACTG GAAGTACTTGCCTGTTGGGTACCATGGTCGAGCCTCTTCGGTTGTCGTCTCAGGAACTCCAATTCGTCGTCCCAATGGACAGACAAAGCCTGATGACA ccaaGCCTCCTGTGTTTGGACCATGTCGGTTGATGGACTTTGAGTTGGAGATGGCATTCTTCGTTGGTCCAGCTAATAAGCTGGGTGATCCAGTCCCAGTGCAGCAGGCTCATGAACACATCTTCGGAATGGTGCTCATGAATGACTGGAGCG CACGTGACCTGCAGAAGTGGGAATATGTGCCACTGGGCCCATTCACGGCCAAGAACCTGGGCACAACCATCAGTCCTTGGGTCGTTACTATGGAAGCTCTTGAGCCATTCCGCTGCGCCAATGTGTCACAAGACCCAGCTCCGATGCCCTACCTGACTCATTCAGATGACTACAACTTTGACATCAATCTTCAGGCGGCCATTAAAC caAAAGATGCTGCAGCAGTAACTACTCTGTGCAAGTCCAACTTCAAG CACATGTACTGGACTATGAAACAGCAACTGGCTCACCACACCGTAACTGGTTGCAACCTGAAACCTGGAGACTTGCTGGGCTCTGGAACCATCAGTGGACCG ACTGAGGACTCTTATGGCTCAATGCTCGAGCTGTGCTGGAAGGGAACGAAGCCTATTCCCCTGAACAATGGAGAAACAAGGACATTTTTgaaagatgacgatgaagttatCCTGAGCG GTTATTGCCAAGGCCAAGGTCACCGCGTTGGATTTGGAGAGTGCAGAGGTGTCGTACTGCCAGCGCATCCCCTTTGA